From Pandoraea norimbergensis, the proteins below share one genomic window:
- a CDS encoding TniB family NTP-binding protein — protein sequence MTSYAHIHPEFRHVMALSDKERIAFLDLPRWIGYAKAQQILETLQGLLHKPQRPRMPNLLIVGESNNGKTTIVRRFADLCGKGYVNEESEPVKPIILAEAPPSADEKGLYISILEQFFTPYRATDPCAKLRYQVIHLFRACHVRMLVIDEFHSLLTGSPIKQREVMNAIKLLCNELAIPIVGVGTREAVRVLHTDPQHASRFDVFSLPTWALDKEFQALLASFERVLPLRKPSRLHQPELALTLHSICGGNIGNLHRLLIACARDAIQNGTECIDGPAVETKAWMRPTSGIREFVA from the coding sequence ATGACCAGCTATGCGCACATTCATCCCGAGTTTCGGCATGTGATGGCCCTTTCGGACAAGGAGCGCATTGCCTTTTTGGACCTACCGCGCTGGATTGGCTATGCCAAGGCTCAGCAGATTCTGGAGACGTTGCAAGGCCTCCTGCACAAGCCGCAGCGGCCGCGAATGCCCAACCTTCTGATCGTGGGGGAGTCGAACAACGGCAAGACGACGATCGTGCGCCGCTTCGCTGACCTGTGCGGCAAAGGGTACGTGAACGAAGAATCAGAGCCGGTCAAGCCGATCATTCTTGCTGAAGCACCGCCGAGCGCCGATGAGAAGGGGCTGTATATATCCATATTGGAGCAGTTTTTCACGCCATATCGCGCAACGGATCCGTGCGCCAAGCTTCGCTACCAAGTCATTCACCTCTTCCGTGCGTGTCACGTGCGCATGCTCGTGATCGACGAGTTCCACTCGCTTTTAACCGGCTCCCCGATCAAACAGCGCGAGGTCATGAACGCCATCAAGCTGCTATGCAACGAACTCGCCATTCCCATCGTCGGCGTCGGCACGCGCGAAGCGGTGCGAGTACTGCATACCGACCCGCAGCACGCAAGCCGGTTCGATGTATTCAGTCTGCCAACGTGGGCCCTGGACAAGGAGTTCCAAGCACTGCTGGCGAGCTTCGAGCGCGTGCTGCCGCTACGGAAACCATCGCGTCTGCATCAGCCTGAGCTAGCGCTGACCCTGCATTCCATCTGTGGCGGCAATATCGGCAATCTGCACCGGCTACTCATCGCGTGTGCGCGCGATGCAATCCAGAACGGAACGGAGTGCATCGACGGACCAGCGGTTGAGACCAAAGCTTGGATGCGCCCCACCAGTGGTATTCGAGAGTTCGTTGCGTGA